The sequence CTGCGGCATCCTCTTCAACCACGAAAGCCCCCGCCGCGGCGAGACCTTCGTCACCCGCAAGATCACCCGCGCCGTCGGCCGCATCAAGATGGGCCTGCAGGAAAAGCTCTACCTGGGCAACCTCGACGCCAAGCGCGACTGGGGCTTCGCCGGCGACTACGTCCACGCCATGTGGCTCATGCTCCAGCAGGACGAGCCCGACGACTACGTCGTCGCCACCGGCCGCACGATCAGCGTCCGCGAGTTCTGCGACCTCGCGTTCACCATGGCGGGCCTGGACTACAACGACTTCGTCGCGGTCGACCCGCGCTACTTCCGCCCCGCCGAGGTCGACGTCCTGCTGGGCGATGCGTCCAAGGCGCGGCAGCGCCTGAACTGGCAGCCCAGGGTCACCGTCGAGCGCCTCGCGCACATGATGGTCGAGGCCGACCTGGAACTGGCCCGCCAGGAGCGAACCCTCCGCGACGCGGGCCACCGGGTGCCGGACTCCAAGGGCCACGATCAATAGGTCGCGGCGCCCCTGGCTCCGCCCGGCTCCGGTCGAGGCAGCGCCAACACCCGCCGCAACGGCGCCGAGAGACGGTCCGGCGCCAGCTCGAGCAGGTCCTTCAACGACCCGACGAACGCCGTTCGCAGGAGCGCCGCGAGCAGGAATCCGCCCGCGCCGGCCACGATGACGCAGCGGACAGCCGGGTGCAGACCGACTAGCCAATAGACATCCGCGGCGACGACCGCCGCGGAAACCGCGGTGAGCAAGGTTGCCGCCGGCGCGAGCGACGCGAGCACCTCGCGTGCGGAAATGGACTCGAACGCGAGCCCGCGAACGATCATCCAGACCCCCGCGATGACGGAGAAGACGCCGGTCCCCGCGGTGATCCACAGCGCGGTGCCGCCCACCCACGCGGAGACCCCGGCGCTGATTGTCATTCCGGCGCCCACCGCGAGCATGAACATCGCGGTGTACCTGAACCTCCCGGAGCCCATGAGCACGGCGCGGGGCAGCACGTGGAGCACGAACAGCGGGTACGTGCCGGCCATGATCCACACGCAGGGAACCGTGCTCTCCCACCTCCCGCGCCAGATCAGCGCCTCCACCGGTCCGTAGATGATCCCGACAAAGAGGCTCAGCGGGATGCAGCTGATGGTCATCGCGTGCAGCGCCCGGATCACCGCCCGCCGACGGCGGTCCGGGTCGTGCTGCAGCCGGGCGATCGACGGCAGCAGGACGCTCTCGAACTGCGCCGCCAGAACCTGACCCGACTGCGTCAGGATCGCGAACGCGAACGAATAGACCCCCACAACCTCCTTGGAGACAAACAGGCCCATCGAGCCGTACATCCCGTAGTAGATGAGCGACACGGCCAGGAGCTGCGCGATGGCCCACTTGCCCTGTGCGAAGAGCGAGGACCACATCGGCATGTTGGGGGGGCGGCTCCACGAGCGGTCGCGGGCAAAGGCGTACAGGCCGGCGGTCTCGAAGACCGTCACGACCATCAGGGCGTAGACCATGCTCAACGGCCCGGCGCCCAGCCACGCTGCGAGGATCGTCACGCTGTAGCGGATCATGGCCGACCAGAACGCCAGCGACGCGATGACCTTGAACCGAAGGTCGA comes from Phycisphaeraceae bacterium and encodes:
- a CDS encoding oligosaccharide flippase family protein, whose amino-acid sequence is MTTATSNEHEPPASSAAPRQDSRQAAMGKRVGAGMIFMVMSVLASRGVALVAQGVLAFLLTKSDFGIYAIAMAAASLIQIFRDGGLRFVLIHRGPSEYERISGPVFWMSMAFNVATALLLAASAPVVAAIYDDRRLAVMLLLIASTAPFTTVQMMCDTRLRLDLRFKVIASLAFWSAMIRYSVTILAAWLGAGPLSMVYALMVVTVFETAGLYAFARDRSWSRPPNMPMWSSLFAQGKWAIAQLLAVSLIYYGMYGSMGLFVSKEVVGVYSFAFAILTQSGQVLAAQFESVLLPSIARLQHDPDRRRRAVIRALHAMTISCIPLSLFVGIIYGPVEALIWRGRWESTVPCVWIMAGTYPLFVLHVLPRAVLMGSGRFRYTAMFMLAVGAGMTISAGVSAWVGGTALWITAGTGVFSVIAGVWMIVRGLAFESISAREVLASLAPAATLLTAVSAAVVAADVYWLVGLHPAVRCVIVAGAGGFLLAALLRTAFVGSLKDLLELAPDRLSAPLRRVLALPRPEPGGARGAATY